The genomic interval ACGCCCACGCCACCGGTGACCTGGACATCTACACCTCCAACACCGATCTCTACAAGAAGCTCGCCGGCCAGGAGGGCGTCGAGTTCGCCCGCCGCTACCGCAGACACGCGTACGTCGACCACTCGGGCCCGCAGAGATTCCCGTACAACCGGACCACCGTCATGGCCCTGCACGGCGGCGGCATCGAGATGGGCACCTCCGAGCTCTGCCTCGCCATAGCCGGCTACCACCCGGCCACGCTCGCCCCGCTGACGGACGGCCACGGGGTGTTCGACTACTGGATGTTCGAGGGGCTGCGCTCCTCCGGCAACAGGGACCTGCACGTCACCGCCAAGAACTGCGACGACCACGTCGCCCTCTCCATGGCGGCGAGCAGTCTCAACGTCCTGAGCCTCCACGGCTGTACGGCGGCGCAGGCGGGCACCGTCCCGCAGGCCGTGGTCGTCGGAGGGCTGAACACCCGCTTCCAGACGCTGCTCAAGGCCGAGTTCGACGCGATCGGCCTCGCCTGGCGCGACGGCGACGAGCTGCCCGACCTGGGCGGGATCAACCCCGCCAACCCGGTCAACCGCACCATGCTCGCCAAGGGCGGTCAGCTGGAGCTCACGACGGAGCTGCGCGCCGCCATGTTCACCGTCAACACCCGCGCGGGCCGGGCCGGCAGCACGACCCCGGTCTTCGACCGCTTCGTCGGCGCCTGCCGTGCCGCGATCACGAAGCTGGAACAGGGAACGGACCAGGTCGTCCTCTGACCCCGGGGCGCCTCCTGCCTTCACGCCGAAGGCCCGGCCCGCTCAGGAAAAGAGGAGGGCCGGGCCTTGGGGGCGCGGAACGCTCAGGCGGAGGCCTGCGGATACAGTGCGCGCGGCAGTTGCGAGGCCGCCGCGGCGTCCAGCAGCCACAGCGTCCGGCTGCGCCCGTACGCGCCCGCCGCCGGGGCCTGGATCTCCCCGGCACCGGACAGCGCGATGGCCGCCGCCTCGGCCTTGTCCTCGCCCGCCGCCAGCAGCCACACCTCGCGCGCCGCGCGGATCGCCGGCAGCGTGAGCGAGACGCGGACCGGCGGCGGCTTGGGAGCCCCGTGCACACCGACGACGGTGCGCTCGGTCTCCCGTACCGCGGGCAGCTCCGGGAAGAGCGAGGCCACATGCGTGTCCGGGCCGACGCCCAGCATCAGCACGTCGAACGCGGGCACCGCGCCATGGTCCTCGGGGCCCGCCGCGGCGGCCAGTTCGGCGGCGTACCCGGCTGCCGCCGCGTCCGCGTCGTCGCCGTACGGGCCGTCGGACGCGGGCATCGCGTGCACCCGGGCAGGGTCCAGCGCCACCGAGTCGAGCAGCGCCTCGCGGGCCTGGGTGACATTGCGCTCCGGGTCGCCCTCGGGCAGGAACCGCTCGTCGCCCCACCACAGGTCCAGGCGCGCCCAGTCGATCGCGTCCCGGGCGGGCGCGGCGGCGAGCGCGGCCAGCAGGCCGTTGCCGTTGCGCCCGCCGGTCAGCACCACCGAGGCGTGGCCCCGGGAGGCCTGGGCGTCCACGATCTTCGTGATCAGCCGGGCCGCGGCGGCCTGCGCCATCAGCTCCTTGTCGCGGTGGACGACCAGTTGGGGAGGCGTCACTTCGACGCCGCCTTCTTGGCCGGGGCCTTCTTCGCGGCGGGAGCCTTGGCCTCGGGGGCCGTGGCGGCCTTGTCCGTCTTCCCCTCGACGCTCCCGACCGGCGCGGCCTTGGCCTCGCCGCCCGCGTGCAGCCGGTCGACGCCGAACTTCACCGCGGACGCGTAGGTGTTGTCCGGGTCGAGCCGCCGCAACTCCTCCGCCA from Streptomyces sp. CA-278952 carries:
- a CDS encoding poly-gamma-glutamate hydrolase family protein gives rise to the protein MTSTSRRTVLTALATAAVSGPLLGSLTATDAHATGDLDIYTSNTDLYKKLAGQEGVEFARRYRRHAYVDHSGPQRFPYNRTTVMALHGGGIEMGTSELCLAIAGYHPATLAPLTDGHGVFDYWMFEGLRSSGNRDLHVTAKNCDDHVALSMAASSLNVLSLHGCTAAQAGTVPQAVVVGGLNTRFQTLLKAEFDAIGLAWRDGDELPDLGGINPANPVNRTMLAKGGQLELTTELRAAMFTVNTRAGRAGSTTPVFDRFVGACRAAITKLEQGTDQVVL
- the pgl gene encoding 6-phosphogluconolactonase, which produces MTPPQLVVHRDKELMAQAAAARLITKIVDAQASRGHASVVLTGGRNGNGLLAALAAAPARDAIDWARLDLWWGDERFLPEGDPERNVTQAREALLDSVALDPARVHAMPASDGPYGDDADAAAAGYAAELAAAAGPEDHGAVPAFDVLMLGVGPDTHVASLFPELPAVRETERTVVGVHGAPKPPPVRVSLTLPAIRAAREVWLLAAGEDKAEAAAIALSGAGEIQAPAAGAYGRSRTLWLLDAAAASQLPRALYPQASA